A section of the Rummeliibacillus pycnus genome encodes:
- the msrA gene encoding peptide-methionine (S)-S-oxide reductase MsrA: protein MPTTTLSTATFAGGCFWCMVKPFVEWDGIHSVISGYMGGHLENPSYEDVKKGNSGHLEVVQIVFDENIFPYEKLLEIFWQQIDPTDDGGQFHDRGSNYCTAIFYHTEQQKIEAEKSKQDLANSGRFKKPIVTQIRAAETFYPAEDYHQDFYKKKPEHYKKDRAASGRDEFLQKNW from the coding sequence ATGCCAACAACCACATTATCTACTGCTACTTTTGCTGGCGGCTGCTTTTGGTGTATGGTTAAACCATTTGTCGAATGGGATGGTATACATAGCGTAATTTCAGGTTATATGGGTGGACACTTAGAAAATCCTTCATATGAAGATGTTAAAAAAGGAAACTCCGGGCATCTAGAGGTTGTCCAAATTGTCTTCGATGAAAACATTTTCCCATACGAAAAATTACTAGAAATTTTTTGGCAGCAAATTGATCCAACTGATGATGGTGGACAATTCCATGACCGCGGAAGCAATTATTGCACGGCTATTTTTTATCATACCGAACAACAAAAGATAGAAGCAGAAAAATCAAAACAAGATTTAGCCAATAGTGGCCGCTTTAAAAAGCCAATTGTAACTCAAATTAGAGCTGCTGAAACCTTCTATCCTGCTGAAGATTACCATCAAGATTTTTATAAAAAGAAACCTGAACATTATAAAAAAGATCGCGCTGCATCTGGTCGCGATGAGTTTCTACAAAAAAATTGGTAG
- a CDS encoding AEC family transporter — MDLFLVILPVLIVFLIGYIGQRVIGFNIKNISTVSLYLMSPFLAFRTFYTTALTMDYLYICLFAICLVIALFLITWIWSHFLRAERSELSAMMLGAVFMNSGNYGAPVVLFALGSPGFHIAVIIMVLHSLFMNSLGIFFAAIGGKGQATVKQALRNVFRMPVLYACIIGIILQLMHVHVPTSIMNGVDLVADASIPVVMLVLGMQLATIKKTRVKYRFVSSVSFIRIIISPLIAAVILWFMPVSDLIKSVLIIQAAMPAAANTTMLALQFDTEPDLVSFTTFVTTMISIFSIPVVMYFLGI, encoded by the coding sequence GTGGATTTGTTTTTAGTGATCTTACCGGTATTAATCGTCTTCCTAATTGGTTATATCGGACAAAGAGTCATCGGTTTTAATATCAAAAATATTTCTACCGTATCGTTGTATTTAATGTCTCCTTTTTTAGCTTTTCGTACATTTTATACAACAGCATTGACAATGGATTATTTATACATATGTTTGTTTGCAATTTGTTTGGTGATCGCATTATTTCTCATTACTTGGATTTGGTCTCACTTTCTAAGAGCTGAGCGATCTGAACTATCAGCTATGATGCTTGGCGCTGTCTTTATGAATAGCGGTAATTATGGTGCACCAGTCGTTTTGTTTGCATTAGGTTCTCCTGGATTTCATATTGCAGTCATCATTATGGTTCTCCATTCCTTATTTATGAATTCTTTAGGCATATTCTTTGCAGCAATTGGTGGAAAAGGACAAGCAACAGTTAAACAAGCATTACGTAATGTTTTTAGAATGCCAGTTTTATATGCCTGTATTATTGGAATAATTCTTCAACTGATGCACGTACATGTTCCAACATCAATAATGAATGGAGTGGACTTAGTTGCTGATGCTTCCATTCCTGTGGTCATGCTGGTATTAGGAATGCAACTTGCCACTATTAAGAAAACTCGCGTAAAATATCGGTTCGTCTCTTCTGTTAGCTTCATTCGAATTATTATTTCGCCACTTATTGCGGCAGTCATATTATGGTTTATGCCAGTAAGTGATTTAATAAAGTCCGTTTTAATTATTCAAGCAGCAATGCCTGCAGCTGCTAATACAACAATGCTTGCGTTACAATTTGATACAGAACCAGATCTAGTGTCATTTACAACATTTGTTACAACAATGATTAGTATTTTCAGTATCCCTGTAGTCATGTATTTTTTAGGAATTTAG
- a CDS encoding DMT family transporter: MNKIPPVALLLIATILWGGNFVIGRAVANDLPPFTLAFLRWCVALIVFLPITYTALKRDWLQIKKHWIIVIILGFTGVASFNTLVYIALHYTTSINASLMNMLTPVIIYILSFIFLKEKLNRNQVIGTAFSLIGVMTIISNGSLKTLQHFTFNKGDLIVIIAVVLWSIYSLLVKQYAKELPGQSTFLISIVVGIVILLPFYIHESLTTTMAIHWSLTSISAVLYTGILASIVAFIAWNTGVIRWGANRAGIYLNFIPVFASIFAVLFIGETLLTSQLIGGLLVVLGVYWTSRKIIKTA, from the coding sequence ATGAATAAAATTCCTCCAGTTGCGTTATTATTAATAGCTACCATACTCTGGGGTGGAAACTTTGTTATTGGGCGAGCTGTTGCAAATGATTTGCCACCGTTTACTTTAGCATTTCTAAGATGGTGTGTGGCGTTAATTGTTTTTCTACCAATTACATATACAGCACTTAAACGTGATTGGCTTCAAATAAAAAAGCATTGGATTATTGTTATCATATTAGGCTTTACTGGAGTAGCAAGTTTTAATACCCTAGTTTATATTGCGTTACATTACACTACATCCATCAATGCATCGTTGATGAATATGTTAACACCTGTTATTATTTATATCTTGTCTTTTATTTTCCTTAAAGAAAAATTAAATCGAAATCAAGTTATTGGTACAGCGTTTTCTCTCATTGGTGTTATGACCATTATTTCAAATGGATCACTAAAAACACTACAGCATTTTACATTCAATAAGGGTGACTTGATTGTAATCATTGCTGTAGTACTATGGAGTATCTATTCATTATTAGTGAAACAGTATGCAAAAGAACTTCCTGGACAATCAACATTTCTCATTTCAATTGTTGTAGGAATCGTTATTTTGTTACCATTTTATATACATGAATCCTTGACCACTACAATGGCTATTCATTGGTCACTGACTTCAATTTCAGCTGTACTTTATACAGGTATTTTAGCATCAATAGTTGCCTTTATCGCTTGGAATACAGGGGTTATTAGATGGGGAGCTAATCGTGCAGGGATTTACTTAAACTTTATTCCAGTTTTTGCATCAATTTTTGCTGTTCTTTTCATAGGTGAAACGCTCCTTACTTCGCAATTAATAGGTGGTCTCCTTGTTGTTTTAGGTGTCTATTGGACAAGTCGCAAAATCATCAAAACTGCTTAA
- a CDS encoding SH3 domain-containing protein, with the protein MKKKTIYSIITLATLAFGTFSILLSPTASAVSSNVTNVTKNTGSEHTPTYKTASIKSFKIIRTNKPLKIYQKASTKSNVMDSIKNGQGVVVLKKYSNGWSKISLQFNAGFIQTKYLSSVKTNRKTNFAMNTQKTYSYYSPENKGSGFKTYYKATFKHLYAANKTLTNFWYFNSEPDAIGRMEFETSKGLYVGYKDIGIATLAIEYPVKRNNSWKGLDGQILKIVETNKVVKTKAGIYKNVVVVKEGKGKNYSYYAPQIGLIKQIFNGRTINELTSIK; encoded by the coding sequence ATGAAAAAGAAAACGATTTATTCAATTATAACGCTCGCAACTTTAGCTTTTGGAACATTTTCTATTTTACTATCACCAACGGCTTCAGCGGTCTCATCTAATGTTACAAATGTTACAAAAAATACAGGTAGCGAACATACTCCTACATATAAAACAGCATCTATTAAATCATTCAAAATAATTCGTACTAATAAACCTTTAAAAATATATCAAAAAGCTTCAACCAAAAGTAACGTGATGGATTCTATTAAAAATGGTCAAGGTGTTGTTGTTTTAAAGAAATATAGCAACGGATGGTCTAAAATCTCATTACAATTTAACGCAGGATTTATACAAACAAAATATTTATCTAGTGTAAAAACTAATAGAAAAACTAATTTTGCAATGAATACACAAAAAACATATTCATATTATTCCCCAGAAAATAAAGGTTCAGGTTTTAAGACATACTATAAGGCAACTTTTAAACATCTATATGCTGCCAATAAAACATTAACTAATTTTTGGTATTTTAATTCTGAACCTGATGCAATTGGAAGAATGGAATTTGAAACTTCTAAGGGACTTTATGTAGGATACAAGGATATAGGTATTGCAACTTTAGCCATCGAATATCCTGTAAAACGAAACAATTCTTGGAAGGGTCTTGATGGTCAAATATTAAAAATTGTTGAGACAAATAAAGTTGTTAAAACAAAGGCAGGTATATACAAAAATGTAGTTGTTGTGAAAGAAGGTAAAGGTAAAAACTATTCGTACTATGCGCCTCAAATTGGTTTAATCAAACAAATTTTTAATGGCAGGACAATTAACGAACTTACTTCAATCAAATAG
- a CDS encoding DHH family phosphoesterase, whose protein sequence is MPKRLENYEHIHLITHTDLDGVGPSIVLRAYGITHSPYYVETRKVDEAVQARLAELNDHELLMITDLSVNDETAEMIEKVNRKPDGRYVILIDHHASAIALNNYEWATVLPSVNDIKMSATTLIFKALKDAEYEVSPIIHVTDEENDEIETTPDYSVVEKELFFDRLAHLVEDIRLYDTWDWNVLSIQEAADLNTIFYARRRHDFIDARMDYILNGQLFTPEDTAYLEFSKDELRKILKKKSKQMVIVPNFQLKGHETPLNIGVVETDSYYSELGNHLAEKYTEEIDVVFIISLVKNRVSLRSIGDSINLSEIAKAYNGGGHPNASGCDLSELGPEFLTAVIEASKNK, encoded by the coding sequence TTGCCCAAAAGATTAGAAAATTATGAGCATATCCATTTAATTACACATACAGATTTAGATGGTGTTGGACCATCAATTGTGTTACGTGCATATGGCATTACACACTCACCTTACTATGTTGAAACACGTAAAGTGGATGAAGCTGTACAAGCTCGTTTAGCTGAATTAAATGATCACGAATTATTAATGATTACTGATTTATCTGTTAATGATGAAACGGCTGAAATGATTGAAAAGGTCAATCGTAAACCTGATGGTCGCTATGTTATTTTAATCGACCACCACGCATCAGCAATTGCATTAAATAATTATGAATGGGCTACTGTTCTTCCTTCAGTAAATGATATTAAAATGTCAGCAACTACTTTAATTTTTAAAGCTTTAAAAGATGCTGAATATGAAGTATCTCCGATTATCCATGTTACAGACGAAGAAAACGATGAAATTGAAACTACACCCGATTATTCTGTAGTTGAAAAAGAACTTTTCTTTGATCGTTTAGCTCATTTAGTTGAAGATATTCGATTATATGATACATGGGACTGGAACGTACTCTCCATTCAAGAAGCAGCTGATTTAAATACTATTTTCTACGCTAGACGAAGACATGATTTTATCGATGCACGAATGGATTATATTTTAAATGGTCAATTATTTACGCCTGAAGATACTGCCTACCTTGAGTTTTCTAAAGATGAACTACGTAAAATATTAAAGAAAAAATCAAAACAAATGGTCATCGTACCTAATTTCCAATTAAAAGGACACGAAACACCTTTAAATATCGGTGTTGTCGAAACAGATTCCTATTATAGCGAATTAGGAAACCATCTAGCTGAAAAATACACTGAAGAAATCGATGTAGTATTTATCATAAGTCTTGTCAAAAATCGAGTTTCACTCCGCTCCATTGGGGACTCCATCAATTTATCTGAAATTGCAAAAGCTTACAATGGGGGTGGCCATCCAAATGCCTCTGGTTGTGATCTTTCCGAATTAGGACCAGAGTTTTTAACTGCAGTAATTGAAGCAAGTAAAAATAAATAA
- a CDS encoding succinate CoA transferase, with translation MEATIESRIGLKELADKVVSAEQAAALISDGDVVGMSGFTRAGDAKVVPMALVERAKTEKFKIDVYTGASLGPEVDNYLAQAGVIRKRGPFQADKGIRTLINNGEILFADMHLSHGAEQYRQEIFGPIKYAILEAAAITADGYLIPTTSVGNNPIIADVAENIIVELNISHPESLIGIHDIYVPEEQGKRQAIPLTNAADRIGEKGIKIDPAKIKAIVISEEPDAPSLIVPPDEETQVMANHLLDFFRSEIKAGRLTNTLAPLQSGVGSVANAVLDGFADSEFEHLQVFSEVLQDAVFNLIDAGKVDFASATSITLSEELGKRVYGNLDQYADKLVLRPQEISNHPEVIRRLGLISINTALEADIYGNVNSTHVSGSKMMNGIGGSGDFARNARLGIFVTKSYAKGGSISSIVPMVPHVDHTEHDVDVIVTEQGVADLRGLAPKERVPLIINNCAHPDFREQLWDYYNAAVEATGNAQTPHILNRAFEMYDQLVKTGSMKK, from the coding sequence ATGGAAGCAACAATTGAAAGTCGTATTGGATTAAAAGAATTAGCAGACAAAGTCGTATCAGCTGAACAAGCAGCTGCCCTTATTTCCGATGGTGATGTAGTAGGTATGAGTGGCTTTACTCGTGCTGGCGATGCAAAAGTCGTACCAATGGCGCTTGTAGAACGTGCTAAAACTGAAAAATTCAAAATTGATGTGTACACTGGTGCATCTCTAGGTCCAGAAGTTGACAACTATTTAGCTCAAGCTGGGGTTATTCGTAAACGTGGACCTTTCCAAGCTGATAAAGGCATTCGTACATTGATTAATAATGGTGAAATTCTGTTTGCAGACATGCATTTATCTCATGGTGCAGAACAATATCGTCAAGAAATCTTTGGACCAATTAAATATGCTATTCTTGAAGCTGCTGCAATCACAGCTGATGGTTATTTAATTCCAACAACTTCTGTAGGTAATAACCCAATTATTGCTGATGTTGCTGAAAACATCATTGTAGAACTAAACATTTCACATCCTGAATCTCTTATTGGAATCCATGATATCTATGTTCCAGAAGAACAAGGTAAACGACAAGCAATACCTTTAACAAACGCTGCTGATCGTATCGGCGAAAAAGGTATTAAAATTGACCCTGCGAAAATTAAAGCAATTGTAATTTCTGAAGAACCTGATGCTCCTTCTCTAATCGTGCCACCAGATGAAGAAACACAAGTTATGGCTAATCACTTATTAGATTTCTTCCGTTCAGAAATTAAAGCTGGCCGTTTAACAAACACATTAGCACCACTTCAATCTGGAGTAGGTTCTGTTGCTAATGCTGTTTTAGATGGTTTCGCTGATTCTGAATTTGAGCATTTACAAGTTTTCTCAGAAGTATTACAAGATGCTGTTTTCAATTTAATAGATGCTGGTAAAGTCGATTTTGCTTCAGCAACATCTATTACCCTTTCAGAAGAGTTAGGCAAACGTGTATACGGAAATCTTGATCAATATGCAGATAAATTGGTTTTACGCCCTCAAGAAATTTCAAATCATCCTGAAGTAATTCGTCGTTTAGGTTTAATCTCCATTAATACAGCTCTAGAAGCCGACATTTATGGAAATGTAAACTCTACTCATGTTTCAGGTAGTAAGATGATGAATGGTATCGGCGGATCTGGAGATTTCGCACGTAATGCTCGCTTAGGTATCTTCGTTACTAAATCCTACGCTAAAGGCGGTTCAATCTCATCAATCGTACCTATGGTGCCTCATGTTGACCACACAGAACATGATGTTGATGTAATTGTTACAGAACAAGGCGTTGCCGACCTTCGCGGTTTAGCTCCAAAAGAACGTGTACCGTTAATTATTAATAACTGTGCACATCCTGATTTTAGAGAACAACTTTGGGATTATTATAATGCTGCTGTAGAAGCTACAGGCAATGCACAAACACCACATATTTTAAACCGTGCATTTGAAATGTATGATCAACTTGTGAAAACAGGTTCAATGAAGAAATAA